A genomic stretch from Verrucomicrobiota bacterium includes:
- a CDS encoding serine/threonine protein kinase, translating into MSEQPNPEVAILNAALEFHPVERAAYLDQACAGDPALRQQVDALLQAHEQADSFLEVSPAGFDFKRTANIPLTEKPGDKIGRYKLLQQIGEGGCGVVYMAEQEEPVRRRVALKVIKLGMDTKQVIARFEVERQALALMDHPNIAKVFDAGSTERPRTRPADTLAPTGGEGRGEGDAISQLSTLNSPLPLGRPYFVMELVRGIKITEFCDENQLSTADRLKLFIQVCQAIQHAHQKGVIHRDIKPSNILVTVNDGVPVPKVIDFGIAKATQGRLTDHTLFTAFEQFIGTPAYMSPEQAVMTSLDIDTRSDIYSLGVLLYELLTGRTPFDQKELLAAGLDEMRRTIREKEPPKPSTVVERLSKLRVERGEAPASTLNSQLKSLSTDLDWIAMKCLEKDRTRRYETANGLARDIERHLNNEPVVARPPSAAYRFQKLVRRNKIAVAATSAVAAALIFGLGVSTWLFLKERFEHQHALAEAAKSKQVAEFLKDMLKGIGPSVALGRDTTMLREILDKTAERVGRDLTNQPEVEAELRSTIGGVYYQLAEYDKAEAMDRAALAIRRKVLGNMHTAVADSLEALGYVLWDQMKLTEAEALHREALTIRKKLLGNDHPAIASSLTGLADVFLRNGKPAEAEPMYREALAMRRRWFGNEHVLTALSVHNLADGLSAQGKLSEAETCYRDALAMGRRLRGNDSPYTSGSLNNLGDVLRKEGKLTEAESAYREALTSERKVLGDEHPNTVETLQKLAEVLCQQGKMFEAEPLARECLAICERKLPNDWQTFNARSLLGGSLLGQKKIAEAEPLLLSGYEGMKMREGQDPIITKARLKETVQRLVQLYEVTGRADQAAEWKQKLAGFDKTEAGKKTGGP; encoded by the coding sequence ATGAGCGAGCAGCCCAATCCTGAAGTGGCCATTCTGAACGCCGCCTTGGAGTTCCACCCGGTGGAGCGCGCGGCCTATCTGGATCAAGCCTGCGCGGGCGACCCGGCGTTGCGCCAGCAGGTTGATGCCCTGCTCCAAGCTCACGAGCAAGCGGACAGTTTCCTGGAAGTCTCGCCGGCAGGCTTCGATTTCAAACGAACCGCCAACATTCCGCTCACCGAAAAGCCTGGCGACAAAATTGGGCGCTACAAATTGCTCCAGCAAATCGGCGAAGGCGGATGCGGCGTGGTTTACATGGCCGAACAGGAAGAACCGGTCCGCCGCCGCGTGGCGCTCAAGGTCATCAAGCTTGGCATGGACACCAAGCAAGTCATCGCCCGCTTCGAGGTCGAGCGGCAGGCACTGGCGCTCATGGACCATCCGAACATCGCCAAGGTTTTCGATGCCGGATCAACCGAGCGCCCCCGCACCCGTCCTGCGGACACCCTCGCCCCCACTGGGGGAGAGGGACGGGGTGAGGGGGACGCCATCTCTCAACTTTCAACTCTCAACTCTCCACTTCCCCTCGGCCGCCCCTACTTTGTCATGGAACTGGTGCGCGGCATCAAGATCACCGAGTTCTGCGACGAGAACCAGCTTTCCACCGCGGACCGCCTCAAGCTCTTCATCCAGGTTTGTCAGGCCATCCAGCACGCGCACCAGAAGGGCGTCATTCACCGCGACATCAAGCCCTCGAACATCCTCGTCACCGTCAACGACGGCGTGCCCGTGCCCAAGGTGATTGACTTCGGCATCGCCAAGGCCACGCAGGGGCGGCTGACCGACCACACGCTCTTCACCGCGTTCGAGCAATTCATCGGCACACCGGCTTACATGAGTCCCGAGCAAGCGGTGATGACCAGTCTGGACATTGACACGCGCAGCGACATCTACAGCCTGGGCGTGCTGCTCTACGAACTGCTCACGGGCCGCACGCCATTCGATCAGAAGGAACTGCTCGCCGCCGGTCTGGACGAAATGCGCCGCACCATTCGCGAGAAAGAGCCACCAAAGCCCTCCACGGTAGTTGAGAGGTTAAGCAAGTTGAGAGTTGAGCGGGGCGAAGCCCCCGCCTCTACGCTCAACTCTCAACTCAAATCTCTCTCAACTGATTTGGATTGGATCGCGATGAAGTGCCTGGAGAAGGACCGCACGCGTCGTTACGAAACAGCCAACGGCTTGGCGCGTGACATCGAGCGTCATCTGAACAACGAACCCGTCGTGGCCCGGCCGCCGAGCGCGGCCTACCGTTTCCAGAAACTCGTTCGCCGCAACAAAATCGCCGTCGCCGCCACGAGCGCGGTGGCGGCCGCGTTGATCTTTGGCCTCGGCGTCTCGACCTGGCTGTTCCTCAAAGAGCGCTTCGAACATCAACACGCGCTGGCCGAAGCCGCCAAGAGCAAACAAGTCGCCGAGTTTCTCAAAGACATGCTGAAAGGGATTGGCCCCTCGGTGGCTTTGGGGCGCGACACGACGATGCTGCGCGAGATCCTGGACAAGACGGCCGAGCGGGTGGGCAGGGACCTCACCAACCAGCCGGAGGTCGAAGCGGAGTTACGAAGCACGATCGGCGGAGTTTACTATCAGCTTGCCGAGTATGATAAGGCCGAAGCGATGGACCGCGCGGCGCTGGCGATACGCAGGAAAGTGCTCGGCAACATGCACACAGCGGTGGCCGATTCGCTAGAGGCCCTGGGTTACGTGCTTTGGGACCAAATGAAGCTGACTGAAGCCGAAGCTCTGCATCGCGAGGCGTTGACGATACGGAAGAAATTGTTGGGTAACGATCATCCCGCGATAGCTAGTTCGCTCACCGGTTTAGCCGACGTGTTTCTTAGGAACGGCAAACCGGCTGAAGCCGAACCCATGTACCGTGAGGCACTCGCAATGCGACGCAGGTGGTTCGGTAATGAGCATGTACTGACCGCCCTCTCAGTTCACAATCTTGCTGACGGACTCAGTGCCCAAGGCAAACTGTCTGAAGCCGAAACTTGTTATCGCGACGCGCTGGCGATGGGGAGGAGGTTGCGGGGCAATGACAGCCCTTACACAAGCGGCTCGCTGAATAACTTGGGCGATGTGCTTCGAAAAGAAGGTAAGCTGACCGAGGCCGAAAGCGCGTACCGCGAAGCGCTGACGAGCGAGAGAAAAGTGCTGGGCGACGAACATCCTAACACGGTTGAAACGCTGCAAAAATTGGCCGAGGTGCTCTGTCAGCAAGGAAAGATGTTTGAAGCCGAACCGCTGGCCCGCGAGTGCCTGGCCATCTGCGAAAGGAAACTTCCCAACGACTGGCAGACGTTCAACGCCCGGAGCCTGCTCGGTGGCAGCCTGCTGGGTCAGAAAAAAATCGCTGAAGCCGAGCCGCTGCTGCTCTCGGGTTACGAAGGAATGAAAATGCGGGAGGGCCAGGACCCCATCATTACCAAAGCGCGTCTCAAGGAAACTGTTCAACGTCTGGTGCAGCTTTACGAAGTCACGGGCCGGGCTGATCAAGCCGCCGAATGGAAGCAAAAGCTGGCCGGGTTTGATAAAACCGAAGCCGGGAAAAAGACCGGCGGTCCGTAG
- a CDS encoding prepilin-type N-terminal cleavage/methylation domain-containing protein — protein MKTAIRAQTTIDTAERLGRRGFTLVELLVVVAVIGILAALLMPALSRSKAKAHAIFCLNNTKQLTLAWLIYADDHNDQLPYNLGGDVARKTVAEKNNLNWVNDIMSWELDADNTNAALIADASLGPYANKVVGIYRCPSDNVLSDIQRAAGWRGRVRSYSMNAMVGNAGELSPSGVNQNNPDYEQFFTLSSIPQAAQIFVFLDEHPDSINDGYFINQAYKWEWTDLPASYHNGAGCFSFADGHSETHRWRFDSTKRPARPDAAQLPIAIPKSDWGDIDWVTDHMSVER, from the coding sequence ATGAAGACAGCAATCAGAGCGCAAACGACGATTGACACGGCGGAGCGTCTTGGCCGGCGGGGTTTTACGCTGGTTGAACTCCTGGTGGTGGTGGCGGTGATTGGCATCCTGGCGGCGTTGTTGATGCCGGCCTTGTCCCGGTCAAAAGCCAAAGCGCACGCCATCTTCTGTCTCAACAACACGAAGCAACTCACGCTGGCATGGTTGATTTACGCCGATGATCACAACGACCAGCTCCCCTACAACCTCGGCGGCGACGTCGCCCGCAAAACGGTTGCCGAAAAGAACAATTTGAACTGGGTGAATGACATCATGAGTTGGGAGTTGGATGCGGACAACACCAATGCCGCCTTGATTGCGGACGCGAGTTTGGGACCGTACGCCAACAAGGTGGTCGGCATTTACCGGTGTCCGTCTGACAATGTTCTCAGTGATATTCAGCGGGCGGCGGGGTGGAGAGGACGCGTGCGGAGCTATTCGATGAACGCCATGGTGGGAAATGCGGGCGAGCTTTCGCCATCAGGCGTGAATCAGAACAACCCCGATTACGAGCAGTTCTTCACGCTATCGTCGATCCCGCAGGCGGCGCAGATTTTTGTGTTTCTGGATGAGCACCCCGACAGCATCAACGACGGTTACTTCATCAACCAAGCCTACAAGTGGGAATGGACTGATCTGCCCGCTTCTTATCACAACGGGGCGGGTTGCTTTTCGTTCGCCGACGGACATTCCGAGACGCATCGCTGGCGCTTCGACAGCACGAAACGCCCCGCCCGCCCGGACGCGGCCCAGTTGCCGATCGCCATACCCAAGAGCGACTGGGGCGACATCGACTGGGTCACCGACCACATGAGCGTGGAACGATAG
- a CDS encoding leucine--tRNA ligase, producing MSSGRRQYPFHLIEPKWQTVWDEQQAFRAFNPGDEIPASHPFAQRHKLQGKVDATQLPPKFYILDMFPYPSGAGLHVGHPEGYTATDILSRYKRACGLHVLHPMGWDAFGLPAEQYAIKTGQHPRQTTEENIATFKRQIQSLGFSYDWTRELATTDPDYFKWTQWIFLKLYNSWFNPKTRKAEPIETLVQQLPTFSEPEDNSKHSGQFDEEVRRLELKAVKMRRDVINSHRLAYVTDAPVWWCPALGTVLANEEVVDGKSEVGGHPVVRKPMRQWMLRITAYAERLLTDLDTIDWSDSLKEMQRNWIGRSEGAEVLFDTFGWAFHGSQQSKQIRVFTTRPDTLFGATYVVLAPEHPLIEEWLKVGVGPMEWPLGIPREWTGTYKDPHDAITLYRWTASVKSDLERTELAKEKTGVFTGAYAINPVSGEKIPIWIADYVLASYGTGAIMAVPAHDTRDFEFATQFNLPIVQVVQPPDPKTDWRGFVDDGTSVNSTGPEISITGLPTAEAKKKITDWLEAKGLGKRTINYKLRDWLFSRQRYWGEPFPIVWKRDASGNLYHEALPESALPVLPPSLTDYKPTATGEPPLARAKDWVNLPDGSTRETNTMPQWAGSCWYYLRYLDTKNAQSFVGKEAENYWMGASELSTLNSQLSTKSTTPGVDLYVGGTEHAVLHLLYARFWHKVLFDLGHVSTPEPFFKLVNQGLILGEDGQKMAKSRGNVVNPDDMVAEFGADAFRLYEMFMGPLQDTKPWSTMGVAGVYKFLGRVWRLFVDEQSETEFEQAETEANTQAPQTPKELLHLIKLSPAIRDIAPTPAQLKTLHACIKKVTEDLDGMRFNTAISAMMVFVNEAMTWEIKPVSVLRTFLQLLAPFAPHLTEELWSRLSTLNSQPSTSLAYASWPKFDPALLVEDTLEIPVQVNGKLRDVIKVPADADNATLESSALASEKVQQFIVGKTIKKIIVVPKKLVNIAVA from the coding sequence ATGTCATCGGGTCGCCGACAATATCCGTTTCATTTGATTGAGCCGAAATGGCAAACCGTCTGGGACGAGCAACAAGCTTTCCGCGCCTTCAATCCGGGCGATGAAATCCCCGCGTCGCATCCATTCGCGCAGCGTCACAAGTTGCAAGGCAAAGTCGATGCGACGCAACTCCCGCCCAAGTTTTACATCCTCGACATGTTTCCCTACCCCAGCGGCGCCGGATTGCACGTCGGCCATCCGGAAGGCTACACCGCCACGGACATCCTCTCGCGCTACAAACGCGCCTGCGGCCTGCACGTGTTGCATCCGATGGGCTGGGACGCCTTCGGCCTGCCCGCCGAGCAATACGCCATCAAGACCGGCCAGCATCCGCGCCAGACCACCGAGGAAAACATTGCCACCTTCAAGCGCCAGATCCAAAGCCTCGGCTTCAGCTACGACTGGACGCGCGAACTGGCCACGACCGACCCGGATTATTTCAAGTGGACGCAGTGGATTTTTCTCAAGCTCTACAACTCGTGGTTCAATCCGAAAACCAGGAAGGCAGAACCTATTGAAACGTTGGTTCAACAGTTGCCCACTTTTTCTGAACCTGAGGACAATTCAAAACATTCGGGACAGTTTGACGAAGAAGTGAGGCGATTGGAGTTGAAAGCGGTAAAGATGCGCCGTGATGTTATTAATTCTCACCGTCTCGCCTACGTGACCGACGCGCCGGTGTGGTGGTGTCCTGCGCTCGGCACGGTGCTGGCCAACGAAGAAGTCGTGGACGGCAAGAGCGAAGTCGGTGGCCATCCCGTCGTGCGCAAACCGATGCGCCAATGGATGCTCCGCATCACCGCCTACGCCGAGCGTTTGCTGACCGACCTCGATACAATTGACTGGAGCGATTCGCTCAAGGAAATGCAGCGGAACTGGATTGGGCGGAGCGAAGGCGCGGAGGTGCTGTTTGACACGTTCGGCTGGGCATTTCATGGGTCGCAGCAAAGCAAACAAATACGAGTGTTCACGACGCGGCCAGACACTTTGTTCGGTGCCACCTACGTCGTATTGGCGCCAGAGCACCCTCTCATCGAGGAATGGCTTAAGGTTGGCGTCGGCCCAATGGAGTGGCCTCTAGGAATTCCACGAGAATGGACAGGTACGTACAAGGACCCTCATGACGCGATCACGCTCTATCGCTGGACGGCCTCGGTCAAAAGCGACTTGGAACGCACTGAACTGGCGAAGGAAAAAACCGGCGTATTCACCGGCGCTTACGCCATCAATCCTGTAAGCGGCGAGAAGATTCCCATTTGGATAGCCGACTACGTTCTCGCCAGCTACGGCACAGGCGCAATCATGGCTGTGCCCGCGCATGACACTCGCGACTTCGAGTTCGCCACGCAATTCAATTTGCCCATCGTCCAAGTTGTTCAGCCGCCCGATCCCAAAACAGATTGGCGCGGCTTCGTTGACGACGGCACTTCGGTAAACTCGACCGGCCCGGAAATCTCCATCACCGGCCTTCCCACCGCCGAAGCCAAAAAGAAAATCACCGACTGGCTCGAAGCGAAAGGCCTCGGCAAACGCACCATCAACTACAAACTCCGCGATTGGCTCTTCAGCCGGCAGCGTTACTGGGGCGAGCCGTTCCCGATTGTCTGGAAGCGCGATGCGAGCGGGAATCTTTATCACGAGGCATTGCCGGAATCCGCGTTGCCCGTACTGCCGCCGTCGCTCACGGACTACAAACCCACCGCCACCGGCGAACCGCCACTCGCCCGCGCGAAGGATTGGGTGAATCTGCCGGACGGCTCGACGCGCGAGACCAACACCATGCCCCAATGGGCCGGCTCATGCTGGTATTATCTCCGCTACCTCGACACGAAGAATGCGCAGTCGTTTGTCGGCAAGGAAGCCGAGAATTATTGGATGGGCGCTTCCGAACTCTCAACTCTCAACTCTCAACTCTCAACTAAATCAACGACGCCAGGAGTTGATTTATATGTGGGCGGCACCGAGCACGCGGTGTTGCACCTGCTTTACGCCCGCTTTTGGCACAAGGTCTTGTTCGACCTCGGCCACGTCTCGACGCCCGAGCCGTTTTTCAAACTCGTCAACCAGGGCCTTATCCTCGGCGAAGACGGCCAAAAGATGGCCAAGTCGCGCGGCAACGTCGTGAATCCCGACGACATGGTGGCGGAATTCGGCGCGGACGCGTTCCGGCTTTACGAAATGTTCATGGGCCCGCTCCAAGACACCAAACCGTGGAGCACCATGGGCGTCGCCGGCGTTTACAAGTTCCTCGGTCGCGTCTGGCGCTTGTTCGTGGACGAGCAAAGCGAGACGGAGTTCGAACAGGCGGAAACGGAGGCAAATACCCAAGCACCGCAAACACCCAAAGAACTGCTGCACCTGATCAAGTTGAGTCCGGCGATTCGCGATATTGCGCCCACGCCCGCACAGTTGAAGACGCTGCACGCCTGCATCAAGAAGGTCACCGAAGACCTCGATGGAATGCGCTTCAACACCGCCATCTCCGCCATGATGGTGTTCGTGAACGAAGCGATGACGTGGGAGATAAAACCTGTTTCCGTTCTCCGGACTTTTTTGCAGTTGCTCGCGCCGTTTGCGCCGCATCTTACAGAAGAACTGTGGTCGAGACTCTCAACTCTCAACTCTCAACCCTCAACCAGTCTTGCCTACGCCTCCTGGCCCAAATTCGATCCGGCGTTGCTGGTCGAAGACACTTTGGAGATTCCCGTGCAAGTCAACGGCAAGCTCCGCGACGTGATCAAAGTCCCCGCCGACGCCGACAATGCCACACTCGAATCCTCCGCCCTCGCATCCGAGAAAGTGCAACAATTCATTGTCGGCAAAACGATCAAGAAAATCATCGTCGTGCCGAAGAAGTTGGTGAACATCGCCGTGGCGTAG
- a CDS encoding CHRD domain-containing protein — MNIISLCTRLQGRPRIKSATGGRNPFSHASALALGLTAALLLREAATAQTFTNVTDKGLAAAINWDGGNAPYLLQKKTSLTDSNWVNVLTTLSSNTAIAKDTQAGFFRLQNQVTNTVVAFTAYMDGASEVPAVVTPATAIGTLALEGSNLTYNVNFSGLSAPATAAHIHGLASPTNTAGVLIPLTVPAATEGTIAGTKLLTTDQIAAIVNGMTYLNIHNTNNPGGEIRGQIVPLHTTVTLNGASEVPPVTTSATGSGSLTFIGSQLLYDISYSGLAGPATAAHIHGPADTTQSTNVLVPLSTPSGPSGTISGSLSLTPTQLNHLLRGVTYINIHNTNYPGGEIRGQIYPFQLGVNMNGASEAPTPTVTPGTGSGLMNLVNSVLTYNISYTNLLSAATAFHIHGPADTTHAAGVLFALSGTSGTSGTLSGTQALTVQQLFYLVSGLTYANIHTTNYPGGEIRGQNLPLN; from the coding sequence ATGAACATAATATCGTTGTGTACGCGCCTTCAAGGTCGCCCAAGGATCAAGTCTGCCACGGGCGGGAGAAACCCGTTCAGCCACGCCAGCGCACTTGCTCTCGGTCTGACGGCCGCTTTGCTGTTACGGGAAGCGGCGACCGCACAAACCTTTACCAATGTCACGGACAAAGGACTCGCTGCAGCTATCAATTGGGACGGCGGCAATGCACCATATCTGTTGCAGAAAAAAACGAGCCTGACCGACTCCAACTGGGTCAATGTGCTCACCACTCTCAGCAGCAACACCGCCATCGCCAAGGACACCCAAGCTGGTTTCTTCCGTCTGCAAAACCAGGTGACCAACACGGTGGTGGCGTTTACGGCATATATGGATGGCGCATCCGAAGTTCCCGCAGTCGTCACCCCGGCGACCGCGATCGGCACCCTGGCGCTCGAAGGCAGCAACCTGACCTATAATGTCAACTTTTCGGGATTATCTGCGCCCGCCACCGCGGCGCACATTCACGGTTTGGCCAGTCCCACCAATACCGCCGGCGTTTTAATCCCACTGACCGTCCCCGCGGCAACCGAAGGCACTATCGCTGGGACGAAGCTGCTGACAACAGACCAGATCGCCGCCATCGTCAATGGAATGACGTACCTTAATATTCACAACACCAACAACCCGGGTGGAGAAATTCGCGGCCAGATCGTGCCGCTCCACACCACCGTCACTCTGAATGGCGCGTCTGAAGTCCCGCCGGTGACCACCAGCGCCACCGGGAGCGGTTCGCTGACGTTCATCGGCAGCCAGTTGCTTTACGACATCAGCTACTCCGGGCTGGCCGGGCCGGCAACCGCCGCCCATATCCACGGTCCCGCCGACACTACTCAATCGACGAATGTGCTGGTTCCACTCAGCACGCCAAGCGGCCCTTCCGGAACAATTTCAGGATCTCTATCCCTGACGCCCACTCAGTTGAACCACCTTCTGCGTGGCGTGACGTACATCAACATCCACAACACCAATTACCCCGGCGGCGAAATCCGCGGTCAGATCTACCCGTTCCAGCTTGGCGTGAACATGAACGGGGCTTCCGAGGCCCCAACTCCCACGGTAACTCCGGGCACGGGATCGGGCTTGATGAACCTCGTGAACAGCGTCCTGACCTACAACATCAGCTATACGAACCTTCTGTCCGCCGCAACCGCCTTTCACATTCATGGACCTGCTGATACCACTCACGCAGCGGGTGTGCTTTTCGCGTTGAGCGGTACGTCTGGCACTTCGGGCACACTGTCCGGCACGCAGGCTTTGACCGTGCAGCAATTGTTCTATTTGGTTTCGGGCCTGACCTACGCCAACATCCATACAACCAATTACCCTGGCGGTGAAATCCGCGGCCAGAACTTGCCACTCAACTAA
- a CDS encoding exo-alpha-sialidase: MKTLLSTRLALAGTLALFTHTTLAQTWQTVDDFQYVADKNAQANAIAVDAQGNIYVAGMGYNGLVGYRVAIVRRSSDQGATWTTIEDYVNPNPTNHSVVYTAIGLDPAQNLYAVGMTGLGSQDSSRLIVRKSADGGATWGTALDVAIPYIVGGLANAGTPGFAADASGAIYVSVRLPGHSTILKSSDAGATWIAWNENGGVRGILGASAGLFTADSEEGAWGVVKKSLNGGATWTTVDSYSPPGFSGGNVEALCADWTGNLYVGGFANITVTTGKGRNAISTTTYNWVVRKGTNGGTRWTTLPIIPMDATLTGGWLYGLDADPAGNLYAVGRVTDILGYPRWIVEKGTNQGATWAMVEDFGPWHSGFAMAVACDAAGCVYVCGGAFFPSTSPSSHWIVRKQVGP, from the coding sequence ATGAAAACACTCCTCTCCACGCGGCTGGCCCTGGCGGGCACGCTCGCTTTATTCACCCACACCACCCTTGCCCAAACCTGGCAGACGGTGGATGACTTCCAATATGTTGCCGACAAAAACGCGCAGGCCAACGCCATAGCGGTGGATGCTCAAGGCAACATTTATGTCGCGGGCATGGGCTATAATGGCTTGGTTGGCTATCGAGTCGCGATCGTGCGACGCAGCAGCGACCAGGGCGCAACTTGGACCACCATCGAGGATTACGTTAACCCCAATCCCACCAACCACTCCGTCGTATACACCGCCATCGGCCTTGACCCGGCGCAAAATCTCTACGCGGTGGGCATGACTGGCCTCGGCTCCCAGGATAGCAGCCGATTGATTGTGCGCAAGAGTGCCGATGGCGGAGCGACCTGGGGCACCGCCCTGGATGTCGCCATCCCGTACATTGTTGGCGGGCTCGCGAACGCCGGGACTCCTGGATTTGCGGCGGATGCTTCGGGTGCCATTTATGTGAGCGTGAGGCTGCCCGGCCACTCGACCATCCTGAAGAGCAGCGACGCCGGAGCAACCTGGATCGCCTGGAATGAGAATGGGGGCGTGCGGGGCATCCTGGGTGCCTCGGCAGGACTCTTCACCGCCGATTCCGAGGAGGGCGCGTGGGGCGTGGTTAAAAAGAGCCTCAACGGCGGAGCGACGTGGACGACCGTGGACAGCTACTCGCCGCCCGGCTTCAGTGGCGGCAACGTGGAGGCCCTTTGCGCCGACTGGACTGGCAACCTCTACGTCGGGGGATTTGCCAATATCACCGTCACGACCGGCAAAGGCAGGAACGCCATCAGCACCACCACTTACAACTGGGTCGTCCGCAAGGGGACCAATGGCGGCACCCGATGGACCACGCTGCCGATCATTCCGATGGACGCCACGCTCACGGGAGGCTGGCTTTACGGACTCGACGCTGACCCCGCGGGCAACCTCTATGCCGTGGGCCGCGTGACCGACATCTTGGGCTATCCCCGTTGGATCGTCGAGAAAGGCACGAACCAAGGCGCGACTTGGGCCATGGTGGAGGATTTCGGCCCTTGGCATTCCGGGTTCGCGATGGCGGTCGCGTGCGATGCCGCCGGCTGCGTGTATGTCTGCGGAGGGGCATTCTTCCCGTCCACCTCGCCGTCGTCTCATTGGATCGTCCGCAAGCAAGTCGGGCCGTGA
- a CDS encoding RNA polymerase sigma factor, with amino-acid sequence MAAGLNFETLVARFYESLYQFAFSLTRTEADACDLVQQTFYVWATKGHQLRDESKVKTWLFTTLYREFLETRRKQTRFPHYELSQVNAELPTISPATVNQMDSTQVLRSLAQTDEIFQAPLALFYLEDYSYKEIAAILEVPLGTVKSRMARGMAQLQQLLTNEVALTRRSRNEPRE; translated from the coding sequence ATGGCTGCTGGCTTAAACTTTGAAACTCTCGTGGCGCGCTTTTATGAGTCGCTCTACCAGTTCGCTTTCAGTCTCACGCGGACGGAAGCCGACGCTTGTGATCTGGTTCAACAAACATTTTATGTCTGGGCCACAAAGGGCCATCAACTGCGCGATGAATCAAAAGTGAAGACCTGGTTGTTTACCACCTTGTATCGCGAGTTCCTGGAAACGCGTCGCAAACAGACGCGTTTTCCGCATTACGAGCTCAGTCAGGTGAACGCCGAGTTGCCCACCATCTCGCCGGCGACCGTGAATCAAATGGACTCGACACAAGTGCTCCGCTCACTGGCCCAGACCGACGAAATCTTCCAGGCCCCGCTCGCGTTGTTTTATCTGGAGGATTACTCGTACAAGGAAATTGCCGCGATTCTGGAAGTGCCGCTGGGTACCGTCAAATCAAGGATGGCCCGTGGCATGGCTCAACTGCAACAACTCTTAACCAACGAAGTTGCCCTGACCCGGCGATCGAGAAACGAACCCCGTGAATAA
- a CDS encoding leucine-rich repeat domain-containing protein, which produces MQYPAGKAGSDYTIPNSVTSIGGQAFSGCSGLTSVTIPSSVTSIGQGAFRDCTSLTNVTIPNGVTNIGGGVFGGCRSLTSITIPNSVTSIGGGAFVGCTNLTNVTIPDSVTSIGDQAFMACTSLISVTIGNSVTSIGNNAFQQCSSLTSVTIPDSVTNMGNVAFAWCSSLTSVTIGNGVTSIGGQAFYSCTSLISVTIGNSVTSIGYYAFQNCTSLTSVTIPDSVTSIGNYAFYYCTSLTSATIGTGVTNIGDYMFEGCTSLISVTIPNSVTSIGDVAFADCTSLASVTIPNSVTSIGDVAFAGCTSLTGVYFQGNSPNLGSSVFNGTDNATVYYLPGTTGWDSTFGGIPTALWLLPYPLILTSGPSFGVKTNVFGFIISWAANIDVVVEACTNLANPIWSPVGTNTLTDGWSYFSDPQWKNYHARFYRLRSP; this is translated from the coding sequence ATCCAATACCCGGCGGGCAAAGCCGGAAGTGACTACACGATCCCCAACAGCGTCACCAGCATCGGAGGCCAAGCGTTCTCTGGCTGCAGCGGCCTGACCAGCGTCACGATCCCCAGCAGCGTTACCAGCATCGGGCAAGGGGCGTTCCGTGACTGCACCAGCCTGACCAACGTTACGATCCCCAACGGCGTCACCAACATCGGGGGCGGGGTGTTCGGTGGCTGCAGGAGCCTGACCAGCATCACGATCCCCAACAGCGTCACCAGCATCGGGGGCGGGGCGTTCGTTGGCTGCACCAACCTGACCAACGTCACGATCCCCGACAGCGTCACCAGCATCGGAGACCAGGCTTTCATGGCCTGCACCAGCCTGATCAGCGTCACAATCGGCAACAGCGTCACCAGCATCGGGAACAATGCGTTCCAACAATGCAGCAGCCTGACCAGCGTCACGATCCCCGACAGCGTCACCAACATGGGAAACGTTGCGTTCGCTTGGTGCAGCAGCCTGACCAGCGTCACGATCGGCAATGGCGTCACCAGCATTGGGGGACAAGCGTTCTATAGCTGCACCAGCCTGATCAGCGTCACGATCGGCAATAGTGTCACCAGCATCGGGTACTATGCGTTCCAAAACTGCACCAGCCTGACCAGCGTCACGATCCCCGACAGCGTTACGAGCATTGGGAACTATGCGTTCTATTACTGCACCAGCTTGACCAGCGCTACGATAGGCACTGGCGTCACCAACATCGGGGACTACATGTTCGAAGGATGCACTAGCCTGATCAGTGTCACAATCCCCAACAGCGTCACCAGTATCGGGGACGTGGCGTTCGCAGACTGCACCAGCCTGGCCAGTGTCACAATCCCAAACAGCGTCACCAGTATCGGGGACGTGGCGTTCGCTGGCTGCACCAGCCTGACAGGAGTCTATTTCCAAGGTAACTCCCCCAACCTTGGTTCGTCTGTGTTCAACGGTACCGACAATGCGACCGTCTATTACTTGCCGGGAACCACGGGTTGGGACTCGACGTTTGGCGGCATTCCGACCGCGCTATGGTTGCTTCCGTACCCGCTGATACTAACCAGCGGTCCCAGCTTTGGCGTGAAGACAAACGTGTTCGGTTTCATCATCTCCTGGGCAGCGAACATCGACGTGGTGGTGGAAGCCTGCACGAACCTGGCCAATCCCATCTGGTCTCCGGTGGGCACCAACACCCTCACGGACGGCTGGTCCTATTTCAGCGATCCCCAGTGGAAGAATTATCACGCCCGTTTCTACCGCCTCCGCTCACCGTAA